A stretch of Lathyrus oleraceus cultivar Zhongwan6 chromosome 6, CAAS_Psat_ZW6_1.0, whole genome shotgun sequence DNA encodes these proteins:
- the LOC127090947 gene encoding pentatricopeptide repeat-containing protein At1g66345, mitochondrial, whose amino-acid sequence MSLSSKHLKLLSRLTFYKPHSHTPPYISSTSKHNNNIITLICNSFRTKQNWDTITHNFSSIQLTNPLVEQILLQLKTPTDAKNALSFFHWSSKTHRFQHGLRSYSITINLLLQANLITDAKALLESLANKNTDSNSVRAVIDSLIHTSEFVSSGSHPPVLDLLLKAYAKARLTDVAFAVCRYVDELGFRIGLSSFNALLHVAQRCDRFSTVWEVYGYMIGKRIYPNSVTLRIMIDALCKEGLLQRNVEVVDRIIGKRDSYSPSVIVNSSLILRMLEKGEEGEEGEEGELVKLVMLLKRFLQKNLIGDSVAYSMIVKVKVRLGDLDSALEMYNEMVRRGFSENSFVHTSFIEAFCEKGRIEEAIGLMREMEGKGLRPYGETYECVIVGCADSGRLTECWSVFEEMLSVGFVPSSLSFDKVAEKLGENGDVEKVNDILTVLIDKGFLPSDVTYSHLINGYARNDRIQEVLKTYYEMEYKSMCPGLSVYLSMIQCLCRFGKVEDAEKYLRIMKGRSLVPNVTIYETLIAGHLQKGNHDRALQLRDEMASLKLQNC is encoded by the coding sequence ATGAGTTTGAGTTCAAAACACCTCAAGCTCTTAAGCAGACTCACTTTCTACAAACCCCACTCACACACACCACCCTATATCTCATCAACATCaaaacacaacaacaacatcatcaccTTAATATGCAACTCATTCAGAACAAAACAGAATTGGGACACCATCACCCAcaatttcagctccatccaattaacCAATCCCTTAGTAGAACAAATCTTATTACAACTCAAAACCCCAACCGACGCTAAAAACGCCTTATCTTTCTTCCACTGGTCCTCCAAAACGCACCGTTTTCAACACGGTCTTCGATCTTACTCCATAACCATCAACCTCTTACTCCAAGCAAATTTAATCACCGACGCTAAAGCATTACTCGAATCCCTCGCTAATAAAAACACCGATTCCAATTCAGTTCGCGCGGTTATCGATTCTCTCATTCACACTTCCGAGTTTGTTTCCTCCGGTTCTCACCCGCCGGTTCTCGATCTGTTACTCAAAGCTTACGCGAAAGCAAGATTAACCGACGTTGCTTTCGCCGTTTGTCGTTACGTCGACGAACTAGGGTTTCGTATCGGTTTATCGAGTTTCAATGCTTTGCTTCATGTTGCTCAGAGGTGTGACCGTTTTTCAACTGTTTGGGAGGTTTACGGTTACATGATTGGGAAAAGAATTTACCCTAATTCAGTTACGTTGAGGATTATGATTGATGCTCTTTGTAAAGAGGGGTTGTTACAGAGGAATGTTGAGGTGGTGGATCGGATTATCGGGAAGAGAGATTCGTATTCTCCTTCGGTTATTGTTAATTCGAGTCTCATATTGAGAATGTTGGAAAAGggagaagaaggagaagaaggagaagaaggTGAGTTGGTTAAGCTAGTTATGTTGTTGAAGAGATTTTTGCAGAAGAATTTGATTGGTGATTCTGTTGCTTACTCGATGATTGTTAAGGTTAAGGTTAGGTTAGGGGATTTGGATTCTGCTTTAGAGATGTATAATGAGATGGTGAGAAGAGGTTTTAGTGAAAATTCGTTTGTTCATACTTCTTTTATTGAAGCGTTTTGCGAGAAGGGGCGAATTGAAGAAGCGATTGGGTTGATGCGGGAAATGGAAGGGAAGGGGTTGAGACCTTATGGTGAGACTTATGAGTGTGTTATCGTTGGATGTGCGGATTCGGGACGGTTGACGGAGTGTTGGAGTGTTTTTGAGGAAATGTTGAGTGTTGGGTTTGTTCCTAGTAGTTTGTCGTTTGATAAGGTGGCTGAGAAGCTTGGTGAGAATGGAGATGTGGAGAAGGTGAATGATATTTTGACTGTGTTGATAGATAAAGGGTTTTTGCCGAGTGATGTTACGTATTCTCATTTGATAAATGGTTATGCGAGAAATGATAGGATTCAGGAAGTTCTTAAGACATATTATGAAATGGAGTATAAGTCTATGTGTCCTGGATTGTCTGTTTATTTGTCAATGATTCAGTGTTTGTGCCGTTTTGGAAAGGTTGAAGATGCTGAGAAGTATTTGAGGATTATGAAAGGTCGGTCGTTGGTTCCAAATGTGACTATATATGAGACGTTGATTGCGGGTCACTTGCAGAAGGGAAACCACGACAGGGCTCTTCAGCTTCGGGATGAAATGGCCTCATTGAAGTTGCAAAATTGTTAA